The Ramlibacter sp. PS4R-6 nucleotide sequence TGACAGGCGCAGAATGCAAGCTTCGCGGTTCCGTCCTTCCACGACCTTTCCTGCAGGAGACAACAAATGAAACGCAGCGAATTCCTCCGCACCCTGGCCGCCATCGGCGCCGCCGCCGCCCTGCCCCGCATGGCGCTGGCGGGCCAGAACATCAAGATGATGATCCCGGCCAACCCGGGCGGCGGCTGGGACACGACGGGCCGCGCGCTCGGCAAGGCCATGCTGGACGGCAAGCTGGCCGACAGCGTCACCTACGACAACAAGGGCGGAGCCGCCGGCGCGCTGGGCCTGGCGCAGTTCGTCAACGGCTCCAAGGGCGACCCGAATGCGCTGATGGTGATGGGCGCCGTGATGGTCGGCGGCATCATCACCGGCAAGCCGCCGGTGAACCTGTCGCAAGCCACGCCGATCGCGCGCCTGACCAGCGAATACAACGTGTTCGTGGTGCCGGCCAACTCGCCCTTCAAGACGATGGCCGACGTGGTCGCGCAGCTGAAGAAGGACCCGGGCAGCGTCAAGTGGGGCGGCGGCTCGCGCGGCTCCACCGAGCACATCGCCGCGGCGATGATCGCGCAGCGCGTGGGCGCCGACCCGTCCAAGATCAACTACGTCGCCTTCCGCGGCGGCGGGGAAGCCACCGCGGCCATCCTGGGCGGCAACGTCACCGTGGGCGGTAGCGGCTACTCGGAGTTCGCCGAGTACATCAAGGCCGGCAAGATGCGGCCCATCGCCGTCACCTCGAACAAGCGCCTGAACGACGTGCCCACGCTGAAGGAACAGGGCATCGACGTCGAGATCGGCAACTGGCGCGGCGTGTACGCGGCGCCCGGCATTACGCCCGCGCAGCGCAAGGCGCTGACGGACCTGGTGCTCGCCACCGTCAAGACGGCGTCGTGGAAGGAAGCGATGGAGAAGAACGACTGGACGCCGGCGGTTCTCGCGGGCCCCGAGTTCGACAAGTTCGTCGACGACGAATTCGCGGCCCTGCGCGCCACGATGGTCAAGGCCGGGATGGTCTGACGTGGGGGGCGCGACGAGCAAGCCCCAGGTGGCCGTCGCCGGCGTGATCATCGCGATCGCGCTGGGGCTGGCCTTCGGCGCGCTGACGATCCCCGGCGAGGCCGGCTACGGCGGCGTCGGTCCCAACTTCCTGCCCTGGCTGGTGTCCGCCGGGCTGCTCGTGTGCGGCGGGCTCATCCTGCGCGAGGCACTCACAGGCGGGTACCGCGAACTGGAGGAGCCCGACCACCCGGCCCAGTTCTGGCCCGGCGCGGTGCTGATCTCCGCCGGCCTGCTCGCCAACGCGGCGCTCATCACCACCATCGGCTTCATCCTGAGCTGCATGCTGTGCTACGTGCTCGCGGTGCAAGGGCTGCGGCGCGCCGAAGGCCAGCGGGCCAACACCTACGTCGTGGACGCCATCAGCGGCTTCGCGATCTCCGCGCCCGTCTACTGGGCCTTCACGAAGTTCCTGGCGATCAACCTGCCGGGCCTGACGTCGACCGGGTGGCTGTGACATGGACATCTTCAACCAGCTCCTGACCGGCTTCTCGCACGCGCTGTCGGTCGCCAACCTGCTGTGGGCCTTCTTCGGCTGCGTGCTGGGCACGGCCGTCGGCGTGCTGCCCGGCATCGGCCCCGCGGTCGCGGTGGCGATGCTGCTGCCGATCACCGCCAAGGTCGACGTCACGGCGTCGATGATCTTCTTCTCGGGCATCTACTACGGCGCGATGTACGGCGGCTCGACCACGTCCATCCTGCTGAACACGCCCGGCGAAACCGCCAGCATGGTCACGGCCATGGAAGGCAACAAGATGGCGCGCAGCGGCCGCGCCGGCGCGGCGCTCGCCACCGCGGCCATCGGCTCGTTCTTCGCGGGCACGATCGCCACCGTCTTCGTCACCCTGTTCGCGCCGGCCGTCGCCGAATTCGCGGTCAAGCTCGGCCCGCCCGAATACTTCATGCTGATGGTGCTGGCGTTCACCACCGTGAGCGCGGTGCTGGGCAAGAGCACGGTGCGCGGCATGGCGGCCCTCTTCCTCGGGCTCGCGCTGGGCCTGATCGGCCTGGACCAGATCTCGGGCCAGGCGCGCTACACGGGCGGCATCCCCGAACTGCTCGACGGCGTCGAGATCGTGCTGGTCGCGGTGGGCCTCTTCGCGGTTGCCGAAGTGCTGTACCACGCGATGTACGAAGCACAAAAGGCCGAGACGCAGAACCCGATGAGCAAGGTCTACATGACCGCGCGCGACTGGCGCCGCTCGGTCCCCGCGTGGCTGCGCGGCACCGCGATCGGCGCGCCCTTCGGCTGCATCCCCGCCGGCGGCACGGAGATCCCCACGTTCCTGTCGTACGCGGTGGAGAAGAAGCTCGCCAAGGGCGAGGACAAGGCGGAGTTCGGCGGCAAGGGCGCGATCGAAGGCGTGGCCGGCCCGGAAGCCGCGAACAACGCCACCGTGACCGCCGCCCTGATCCCGCTGCT carries:
- a CDS encoding Bug family tripartite tricarboxylate transporter substrate binding protein, with the protein product MKRSEFLRTLAAIGAAAALPRMALAGQNIKMMIPANPGGGWDTTGRALGKAMLDGKLADSVTYDNKGGAAGALGLAQFVNGSKGDPNALMVMGAVMVGGIITGKPPVNLSQATPIARLTSEYNVFVVPANSPFKTMADVVAQLKKDPGSVKWGGGSRGSTEHIAAAMIAQRVGADPSKINYVAFRGGGEATAAILGGNVTVGGSGYSEFAEYIKAGKMRPIAVTSNKRLNDVPTLKEQGIDVEIGNWRGVYAAPGITPAQRKALTDLVLATVKTASWKEAMEKNDWTPAVLAGPEFDKFVDDEFAALRATMVKAGMV
- a CDS encoding tripartite tricarboxylate transporter permease produces the protein MDIFNQLLTGFSHALSVANLLWAFFGCVLGTAVGVLPGIGPAVAVAMLLPITAKVDVTASMIFFSGIYYGAMYGGSTTSILLNTPGETASMVTAMEGNKMARSGRAGAALATAAIGSFFAGTIATVFVTLFAPAVAEFAVKLGPPEYFMLMVLAFTTVSAVLGKSTVRGMAALFLGLALGLIGLDQISGQARYTGGIPELLDGVEIVLVAVGLFAVAEVLYHAMYEAQKAETQNPMSKVYMTARDWRRSVPAWLRGTAIGAPFGCIPAGGTEIPTFLSYAVEKKLAKGEDKAEFGGKGAIEGVAGPEAANNATVTAALIPLLTLGIPTSNTTAVLLGAFQNYGIQPGPQLFTTSAALVWTLIASLYIGNVMLLILNLPLVKLWVQLLKIPKPQLFAGILIFATVGAYGMRQSAFDLVLLWGIGVAGVVMRRFDFPTAPVVVGMILGPLAEAQLRNAISIGEGHWTVFLQRPMSLALIVIVIAVLLLPRILRRRNKGAEAPVTAA
- a CDS encoding tripartite tricarboxylate transporter TctB family protein: MGGATSKPQVAVAGVIIAIALGLAFGALTIPGEAGYGGVGPNFLPWLVSAGLLVCGGLILREALTGGYRELEEPDHPAQFWPGAVLISAGLLANAALITTIGFILSCMLCYVLAVQGLRRAEGQRANTYVVDAISGFAISAPVYWAFTKFLAINLPGLTSTGWL